The sequence GCTCCGGCGAGGGCTACGAGGAGCAGCTCACCGACCTCGCCGTGCGCGGGGTGACGGTGGACGAGGCGGTGCGGATGATGACGACCGCCGACGTGCGTTCTGCCGCCGATATTCTGCATTCCGTATACACCGCTTCCGAGGGGCGCGACGGCCGCGTCTCCATCGAGGTCGACCCGCGCCTCGCCCACGACACGGTGGCCACGGTCGCCGAGGCCAAGCAGCTGGCCTGGCTGGTGGACCGCCCCAACGTGATGATCAAGATCCCCGCGACCAAGGCCGGACTGCCGGCGATCACCGAGGTCATCGGCCTCGGCATCAGCGTCAACGTGACCCTGATCTTCTCCCTGGAGCGCTACCGCGAGGTGATGGCCGCCTACCTGGCCGGCCTGGAGAAGGCCCGCGAGCGCGGCATCGACCTCGCCACGATCCACTCGGTGGCGTCCTTCTTCGTCTCCCGGGTGGACTCCGAGATCGACAAGCGGCTGACCGCGATCGGCACCGACGAGGCCCTCGCCCTCAAGGGCCGCGCGGCCCTCGCCAACGCCCGGCTCGCCTACGCGGCGTACGAGGAGGTCTTCACCTCGGAGCGCTGGCTGGCGCTCGGCGGGGACGGGGCGAACAAGCAGCGTCCGCTGTGGGCGTCCACCGGGGTGAAGGATCCCGCGTACAAGGACACCCTGTACGTGGACGAGCTGGTCGCGCCGGGCACGGTCAACACCATGCCGGAGGCCACGCTGAACGCGGTCGCCGACCACGGCGAGATCACCGGCGACACGGTGACCGGCGGCTACGCCCGGGCCCGCGCCGACCTGGCCGCCGTGCAGGCGCTCGGTGTCTCCTACGACGAGGTCGTCCAGCAGCTGGAGGACGAGGGCGTCGCCAAGTTCGAGGCGGCCTGGCAGGACCTGCTGGACGCTGTTGCGAAGTCCCTGAAGAGCAAGGGAGTTGACGCCCGATGACCGAGAACGCACCCGCCGCTGCGGCACCCGCGAAGGCGAAGGCGCCGGCGAAGGTGCCGGCGGAGGCGACCGTGCCGGTGGGCCCGGCCGCCGACTGGGAGAACCCGCTGCGCGATGCCCGCGACCGCCGGCTGCCGCGCATCGCCGGCCCCTCCGGCCTGGTCATCTTCGGTGTGACCGGTGACCTGTCCCGCAAGAAGCTGATGCCGGCCGTGTACGACCTGGCCAACCGCGGTCTGCTGCCGCCGGGCTTCTCGCTGGTCGGCTTCGCCCGCCGCGAGTGGGAGGACCAGGACTTCGCGCAGGTCGTGCACGACTCGGTGCGCGAGCACGCCCGCACCCCGTTCCGTGAGGAGGTGTGGCAGCAGCTCGCCGAGGGCATGCGGTTCATCCCGGGCGACTTCGACGACGACACCGCCTTCAAGCAGCTCAAGGACGCCGTGGAGGAGCTGGACGCCTCCCGCGGCACCGGCGGGAACTTCGCGTTCTACCTCTCGGTGCCGCCGAAGTTCTTCCCGAAGGTCGTGCAGCAGCTGAAGAAGCACGGCCTGGCCTCCCCGTCCAAGGGTTCCTGGCGGCGCGCGGTCATCGAGAAGCCGTTCGGCCACGACCTGGCCAGCGCCCGCGAGCTGAACGCGATCGTGCACGACGTGTTCGGGCCGGACCAGGTGTTCCGCATCGACCACTACCTCGGCAAGGAGACGGTCCAGAACATCCTGGCGCTGCGCTTCGCCAACCAGATGTACGAGCCGATCTGGAACCGCAGTTACGTCGACCACGTGCAGATCACCATGGCCGAGGACATCGGCATCGGCGGCCGGGCCGGCTACTACGACGGCATCGGCGCCGCCCGTGACGTCATCCAGAACCACCTGCTCCAGCTCATGGCCCTCACGGCCATGGAGGAGCCGATCGCCTTCGACGCGGACGCGCTGCTCACCGAGAAGCTGAAGGTGCTCAAGTCGGTGCGGCTGCCGGAGGACCTGGGCAGGCACACCGTGCGCGGCCAGTACGCCGAGGACTGGCAGGGCGGCGAGAAGGTGATCGGTTACCTCCAGGAGGAGGGCATCGACCCCAAGTCGAAGACCGACACCTACGCGGCCATCAAGCTCGGCATCGACAACCGCCGCTGGGCGGGCGTCCCCTTCTACCTGCGCACCGGCAAGCGCCTGGGCCGCCGGGTCACCGAGATCGCGGTGGTCTTCAAGCGGGCCCCGCACTCCCCCTTCGACTCCACCGCGACGGAGGAGCTGGGCCAGAACGCGATCGTCATCCGCGTCCAGCCCGACGAGGGCATGACCGTCCGCTTCGGCTCGAAGGTGCCGGGCACCTCGATGGAGATCCGTGACGTGTCGATGGACTTCGCCTACGGCGAGTCGTTCACCGAGTCGAGCCCGGAGGCGTACGAGCGGCTCATCCTGGACGTGCTGCTCGGCGACGCGAATTTGTTCCCCCGTCACCAGGAAGTGGAAGAGTCCTGGAAGATCCTCGACCCGATCGAGGAGTACTGGACGGCACACGGCAGGCCGGCGCAGTACGCGTCGGGCAGCTGGGGACCGACCGAAGCCGACGAGATGCTCGCACGAGACGGACGGAGCTGGCGCAGGCCATGAAGATCGACCTGACCGACACCACGGCAAGCAAGATCAACAAGGCGTTGGTGCAGGGCCGCCGCGCCATCGGCACCCCGGCCGTGGGCATGGTCCTGACGATGGTCATCGTCACGGACGAGGAGAACGCCTACGACTCGATCAAGGCCGCCGAGGAGGCCTCGCACGAGCACCCCTCGCGGACCCTGGTCGTCATCAAGCGGCACGCCCGTACCCTGCGCGACCGCACCCACTCCCGGCTGGACGCCGAGGTCCGGGTCGGCTCCGAGGCCGGCACGGGCGAGACGGTCGTGCTGCGCACCTACGGCGAGGTGTCCGACCACGCCGACTCGGTCGTCCTGCCGCTGCTGCTGCCGGACGCGCCGGTCGTCGTGTGGTGGCCGGTGGAAGCGCCCGACACCCCGTCCAAGGACCCGCTCGGCGCGCTCGCCCAGCGCCGGATCACCGACCTGTACGCCGTCGAGCGGCCGATGGAAGTCCTGCAGACCCGGGCCCGCAACTACGCCCCCGGCGACACCGACCTCGCCTGGACCCGGCTCACGCTGTGGCGCTCGATGCTGGCCGCCGCCCTGGACCAGGCCCGCACCCAGGTGACGTCGGCGGCCGTCGAGGCCGAGGCCGACAACCCCAGCGCGGAGCTGCTCTCGCGCTGGCTGGAGGCCCGGCTGAACGTGCCCGTGGACCGCGTGGTCACCGCCGGCCCGGTCGTCACCGCCGTACGCCTCGGCACCGCGAACGGCGAGATCGTCATCGACCGGCCCGAGGGGCCGCTCGCGACGCTGACCCTGCCGGGCCAGCCGCCGCGCACCCTCGCCCTGAAGGTCCGCCCCACCTCCGAACTCATCGCCGAGGAGCTGCGCCGCCTCGACGCCGACGAGATGTACGCCATCGCCCTGAAGGGCGAGGCCACCAAGGAGAACGCCTGACATGGCAGCGTCCGATCATCCCCAGCTCACCAACCGGCCCGAGTGGGCGGCCCTCGCCGACCACCGCGCCGCGGGCCGACCGCACCTGCGCGACCTGTTCACGCGGGACCCCGGCCGCGCCGAGCGGTACGTCGTACGGGTCGGCGACCTGTACATCGACTACAGCAAGCACCTGATCACCGACGAGACCCTGGCTCTGCTGACCGAACTCGCCACCGCCACCGGCGTGTTCGGCCTGCGGGACGCCATGTTCCGCGGCGAGAAGATCAACGTCACCGAGGACCGGGCCGTGCTGCACACCGCGCTGCGCGCCCCGCGCGAGGCGGTGATCGAGGTCGACGGCGAGAACGTCGTGCCGAAGGTGCACGCCGTCCTCGACAAGATGGCGCGCTTCGCCGACCGGGTCCGCTCGGGCGAGTGGACCGGCCACACCGGCAAGCGGATCAGGAACGTCGTCAACATCGGCATCGGCGGCTCCGACCTCGGCCCCGCGATGGCGTACGAGGCGCTGCGCCCGTACACCGCCCGGGAGCTGACGGTCCGGTTCGTGTCCAACGTGGACGGTGCCGACCTGCACGAGGCCACCCGCGACCTGGACCCGGCGGAGACCCTGTTCATCGTCGCGTCCAAGACGTTCACGACGATCGAGACGATCACCAACGCGACCTCGGCGCGCTCCTGGCTGCTCAAGGCCTTCGACGGCGACGACAAGGCCGTCGCCCGGCACTTCGTGGCGCTGTCCACGAACGCCGGGAAGGTCACCGAATTCGGTATCGACCCGGACAACATGTTCGAGTTCTGGGACTGGGTCGGCGGCCGCTACTCGTACGACTCCGCGATCGGCCTCTCGCTGATGATCGCCATCGGCCCGGAGCGGTTCCGCGAGATGCTCGACGGCTTCCACCTGGTCGACGAGCACTTCCGCACCGCGCCCGCCGAGGCCAACGCGCCTTTGCTGCTCGGCCTGCTGGGCGTGTGGTATGGCGACTTCTTCGACGCGCAGTCGCACGCGGTGCTGCCCTACAGCCACTACCTGTCGAAGTTCACCGCCTACCTGCAGCAGCTGGACATGGAGTCCAACGGCAAGTCGGTGCAGCGCGACGGCACCCCGGTGCAGTGGCAGACCGGCCCGGTCGTGTGGGGCACGCCGGGCACCAACGGGCAGCACGCCTACTACCAGTTGATCCACCAGGGCACCAAGCTGATCCCCGCGGACTTCATCGGCTTCGCCCGCCCGGCCGGCGAGCTGAGCGGTGAACTCAAGGCGCAGCACGACCTGTTGATGGCCAACTTCTTCGCCCAGACCCAGGCCCTCGCCTTCGGCAAGAGCGCCGAGGAGGTCCGCGCGGAGGGCGTGCCCGAGGCACAGGTGGCGCACCGCACCTTCCACGGCGACCACCCCACCACCACGATCCTGGCCGCCGAGCCGACCCCGTCGGTGCTCGGCCAGCTGATCGCCCTGTACGAGCACAAGGTGTTCGTGCAGGGCGCGATCTGGAACATCGACTCCTTCGACCAGTGGGGCGTCGAACTCGGCAAGGTCCTCGCCAAGCGGGTCGAACCCGCCCTGACCGAGGGCGCGGACGTACCCGGTCTCGACCCCTCGTCCAAGGCCCTCGTCGCCGCCTACCGCACTCTCAAGAACGCATCGGAAGTGAACTGATCATGCAGCTCGGTCTCATCGGTCTCGGCAAGATGGGCGGCAACATGCGCGAGCGGATCCGCCGCGCCGGCCACACCGTCATCGGCTACGACCGCAACCCCGACGTCTCCGACGTCAAGTCCCTCGCCGAACTGGTCGAGAAGCTCGACGCGCCCCGCCACATCTGGGTGATGGTCCCGGCCGGCACCGCCACCCAGACCGTCGTCGACGAACTCGGCGACCTGCTCGAGCCCGGCGACACGGTGATCGACGGCGGCAACTCCCGCTGGACCGACGACGAGAAGCACGCCGCCGCGCTCGCCATCAAGGGCATCGGCTTCGTGGACGCCGGCGTCTCCGGCGGTGTGTGGGGTCTGCAGAACGGCTACGCGCTCATGGTCGGCGGCGACAAGGAGCAGGTGGAGGCCCTGAAGCCGATCTTCGAGGCGCTCAAGCCGGAGGGCCCCTACGGCTATGTCCACGCGGGCCGGGTCGGCGCCGGGCACTTCTCGAAGATGGTCCACAACGGCATCGAGTACGCCATGATGCAGGCCTACGCCGAGGGCTGGGAGCTGCTGGAGAAGGTGCACTCCGTGGAGAACGTCCGCGAGGTGTTCCGTTCCTGGCAGGAAGGGACGGTCATCCGCTCCTGGCTCCTCGACCTCGCGGTCAACGCGCTGGACGAGGACGAGCACCTTGAGCAGCTGCGCGGCTACGCGGAGGACTCCGGCGAGGGCCGCTGGACGGTCGAGGCGGCCATCGACAACGCCGTACCGCTGCCGGCGATCACGGCGTCGCTGTTCGCCCGGTTCGCCTCGCGGCAGGACGACTCCCCGCAGATGAAGATGATCGCCGCGCTGCGCAACCAGTTCGGCGGCCACGCCGTCGAGAAGAAGGACTGAACCACCGTGGCAGACCTTCTGCTGGTCCGCCACGGTGAGACGCAGTGGAGCCGGTCGGGCCAGCACACGAGCTGGACCGACCTGCCCCTGACCGAGCACGGCGAGGAACAGGCCAAGTCCCTCGCCCCGCTCCTCACCGCACGGACCTACGCCCTGGCGCTGGCCAGCCCGCTGGGCCGCGCGATACGCACCGCCGAACTGGCGGGCCTGACCGGGGTCGTGGCGGACCCCGATCTGCACGAGTGGGACTACGGCGGCTACGAGGGCGTCACCACTGCCGACATCCACCGCTCGCGCCCCGGCTGGGACCTGTGGACCGACGGGGTGCCGCCCGGCCCCGAAGGTCATCCGGGCGAGTCGCCCGAGCGGATCGGCGCCCGCGCGGACCGGGTGCTGACCCGTGTCGAGGCGGCGCTCGCCGAGGACGCGGGCGATGTGGTCCTCGTCGCCCACGCCCACTTCCTGCGCGTGCTCACCGCCCGCCGACTGGGCCTCGCGCCCGCCGAGGGCCGGCTGTTCCAGCTGGCCACCGGCACGGTCAGCCGGCTGTCCACCGAGCACGGGCGGCCCGTGATCGCCGAGTGGAACAAGAGGCCCTGACGGGCCCCTCGACCCCCTTGTGACGTGGCCCGGTTCACCTCTGGTGGGCCGGGCCGCAGTCGTACAGCCGGTGCGCCAGGTCGCGGGAGCCGTACGCGGCCGCCGGGACGAGCGTGCAGTGGCCGCTCGTCCAGCGCACGAGCCCGCCGACCGGCGTGCGGTCCCGGTGCCGGTGACCGGCCAGGACCTCGGCCCGCGACAGGACGACGTAGCGCAGCCGGCCGGAGTCGATCAGCCGGTGGAAGCGGGCGGACGAGGGGTAGGGGACCCGTCCGGTGAAGCCGCCCATGGGCATGACGCGTGCGTTGGCCGAGATGACGTAGGGCGCGGCGGACCACCAGCCGGGGATCGCGGCCAGGTACTCGGCGCCGCCGCGGTGCGCGGTGAGATAGCCGAGCATGCTCCGCTGGGCGGGGGCGAGCCGTGCGAGCGGGTTGCCGGGCCGGCTGCTGCTGGGGCCGACGCGGGCCAGCGAGCCGGGCTGGTTGTAGCGCAGCGACAGCGCCGACGCCGACCACGCGGCCGGCACCAGCAGGACCGCGGCCAGGCCCAGTGCCAGACCGGCGCCGGCCACGCGCGGGCGGCTGCGGATCGCGGTCAGGACCAGCGCAACCACCCCGAGGGCGACGGCGGTGGGGGCCGACCAGGGCAGGAAGCGCGGGTACCACAGCGTCAGCGTCACGCACCAGGCGGCGTTCGCGGCGAGCGCCACCGGCAGCACCCAGGCCCGCCCACCGCCCCTGAGGCCCGCCCGCCGCGCCTTGACGACGCCGGCGCCGGCGAACGCGGCGAGCGGCACCGCGACCACGCCCATGTAGTAGGTGTGGCCCGTGACGCTGCCGAAGCTGAAGACGAGGAAGAACGTCGCCAGCCACACACCCCACAGCACCTGGCCCGCGAGCACGCGGTCCGTGCGGGCCGCGCGCCGCCGCCACAGGGCCACCGCGCCGCCGGCGAGCCCGAGTGCGGCCAGCGGATAGAGCCACCCGGTCTGCGTGGCGAGTCCGGGGCTGAACATCTTCCACACGCTGTCGCCCATGCCGGGGCCCGAACCGGCCGCCCTGAGGCTCTGGTTGGGCGCGACACTGCCCGTGCCGGCCGCGTCGACGCCGACCGCGTTGAACCGGGTGAGGAAGTTGTAGCCGACGACCAGGCTGAACGGCGAGTTGTCGGTGGTGCCGTCGAGGTACGGCCGGGCGGAGCCCGGGGTGAGGGCGGCCACCACCATCCACGACACCGACACCGCGAACATCACGGCGGCGGCGAGGGCCAGGTCACGCAGGCGGCGGCGCAGGCTGCGGGGCGCGGCGACCAGGTAGGTGGCGGCGAGCGCGGGCAGCACCGCCCAGGCCTCCAGCATCTTGCACTGGAAGGCCACGCCCACCCAGAACCCGGCGAGCAGCAGCGGGCCCGTCCTGCCCCGCTCGGTCGCCCGCGAGGTGGCCTCGGCGGCCAGCAGGAGCAGCAGCACGAACGGTGCGTCCTCGGTGACGGAGCGCCCGAGCCCCACGGTCACGGGGGTGAGGGCGAGGAAGGCGGCCGCCAGCAGCCCGGCCGGCACGCCCGCCCAGCGCCGTACCACCACATGGAGCAGGACCACCGAGGCCACGCCCTCGAGGGCCTGCGGCAGCACCAGCGCCCACGGGTGGAAGCCGAACACCAGCGCCGACAGGGCCTGCGGCCACAGGAAGCCGGGCAGCTTGTCGATCGTGAGGGTGTTGCCCGGGTCGAAGGAGCCGTAGAGGAACGCGACCGGGTTGTCCGTCATGCTGCGCACCGCGGCGGCGTAGAAGCCGTGGTAGGAGCTGTGGTTCAGGCCCCACAGGGACAGCAGCGCGGCGAGTGCGGCTATGGCCACCAGCACCGGACGCTCGTACCTGCTGGTACGCGGGCGGGGCGCGGGCTCGGTCGGCGGCCCGCCGTCCCGGACGACCGACTCGGTGGGGGTGCTCAGCATGAACGGCCTTTCGGGCTCCCGGAAAACGCGGTGATCCGGGCGCAGCGCGCATACCGGATCTTGCGGAGTATCCGCCTGCCGACATGTACGGAGCCTGAATGGGATCTGAACCCGGTGGAGGTCTCACCGGCCTCTCACCCCTGCGGGCAATCCAGTAAGAGGCCGGTCAGCTCAGTGCAAGAGCCGTCCCGTGTGCTGGGCCGCGAGCCGCACCGGCGCGTTCGCGGCGCCGTAGCCCTGGTGGCCCGGATCGCGCTGGACGAGTTCGAAGAAGACCCGGCCGACGGTCTCGGTGTAGCAGTGCCTGAAGGCGCCGCCCGCGTCCCGGTCGTAGAGGATGCCCAGGTCCCGGTAGGTCTCCAACTCGCCTTCGGCGAACTCGAATCGGGCGGCGAGGTCGTCGTGGTAGTTGCCCGGCACCCGCAGCAGCCGGCCGCCGGCCGCGCGGAAGGCGCGGGCCGCGGCCACCACGTCGTCGGTGGCCAGCGCGATGTGCGCGGCGTGCACGGTCTCGTCGGCGGGCGCGGCGCCGACGGTGAGGGCGATGCGCACGCTGCCGTCGGCGCTCGCGACGGCCCGGCTGCGCCGCAGCCCGTAGGGGTCGGCGAGGTCGACGCTCTCCTGGGCGTCCAGGCCGAGGACGCCGCGGAGGAACAGCGTCGCCTCGTCGAAGTGGTGCCAGGGCTGGGTGAGGGCGAGATGGTCGACACGGGTGCCGCGGGCGGGCTCCGGGACGTCCGGCAGGCCGGTGAAGTCGCCGCGCCAGTCGGGCAGTTGGGACTCTCCGGTGGCCAGGAGGAACAACTGCGTGCCGTCGGGTGCGGCGACCGCGTCGAGCGGGGCGTCCTCGGGGGCGCGGCGGCGGGGCAGGACGGGGGCGTGCAGGGCCTCCGCGCGGCGGGCGGCAGCGGCGGGGTCCGGGCAGGCGAGTCCGATCGCGGCGAGCCGGGTGCCCTCGCGGCGGTCGGGGGCGGCTGTGTTGACCAGGATCCGGGCCTCCCCGCGCTCCCACAGGTCGACGGGCTTGCCGCGGTGCCGGGCGGTGCGGGTGAAGCCGAGGGCCCTCAGCAGCGCGGTGACGGGCTCGGCGTCCGGCGTGCGAAGCTCGGCGAAGGCCACCGCGGTGGGGACGGCCGGCGGCGGCAGCTCGGCCGTGCCCGCGGCCTCCTGGAGCAGCAGCAGGGACCGGTGCGCGTCCACGGCGGTGGATCCGGCGTCCGCCTGCCGGTGGACGTCGTTGAAGACCTCCAGCGACAGCGGCCCCCCGTACC comes from Streptomyces sp. FXJ1.172 and encodes:
- the tal gene encoding transaldolase; translation: MTDVTEAIATAGALKRLADEGVSVWLDDLSRGRIASGNLADLIENRNVVGVTTNPSIFQAAIGSGEGYEEQLTDLAVRGVTVDEAVRMMTTADVRSAADILHSVYTASEGRDGRVSIEVDPRLAHDTVATVAEAKQLAWLVDRPNVMIKIPATKAGLPAITEVIGLGISVNVTLIFSLERYREVMAAYLAGLEKARERGIDLATIHSVASFFVSRVDSEIDKRLTAIGTDEALALKGRAALANARLAYAAYEEVFTSERWLALGGDGANKQRPLWASTGVKDPAYKDTLYVDELVAPGTVNTMPEATLNAVADHGEITGDTVTGGYARARADLAAVQALGVSYDEVVQQLEDEGVAKFEAAWQDLLDAVAKSLKSKGVDAR
- the zwf gene encoding glucose-6-phosphate dehydrogenase, producing MTENAPAAAAPAKAKAPAKVPAEATVPVGPAADWENPLRDARDRRLPRIAGPSGLVIFGVTGDLSRKKLMPAVYDLANRGLLPPGFSLVGFARREWEDQDFAQVVHDSVREHARTPFREEVWQQLAEGMRFIPGDFDDDTAFKQLKDAVEELDASRGTGGNFAFYLSVPPKFFPKVVQQLKKHGLASPSKGSWRRAVIEKPFGHDLASARELNAIVHDVFGPDQVFRIDHYLGKETVQNILALRFANQMYEPIWNRSYVDHVQITMAEDIGIGGRAGYYDGIGAARDVIQNHLLQLMALTAMEEPIAFDADALLTEKLKVLKSVRLPEDLGRHTVRGQYAEDWQGGEKVIGYLQEEGIDPKSKTDTYAAIKLGIDNRRWAGVPFYLRTGKRLGRRVTEIAVVFKRAPHSPFDSTATEELGQNAIVIRVQPDEGMTVRFGSKVPGTSMEIRDVSMDFAYGESFTESSPEAYERLILDVLLGDANLFPRHQEVEESWKILDPIEEYWTAHGRPAQYASGSWGPTEADEMLARDGRSWRRP
- the opcA gene encoding glucose-6-phosphate dehydrogenase assembly protein OpcA, encoding MKIDLTDTTASKINKALVQGRRAIGTPAVGMVLTMVIVTDEENAYDSIKAAEEASHEHPSRTLVVIKRHARTLRDRTHSRLDAEVRVGSEAGTGETVVLRTYGEVSDHADSVVLPLLLPDAPVVVWWPVEAPDTPSKDPLGALAQRRITDLYAVERPMEVLQTRARNYAPGDTDLAWTRLTLWRSMLAAALDQARTQVTSAAVEAEADNPSAELLSRWLEARLNVPVDRVVTAGPVVTAVRLGTANGEIVIDRPEGPLATLTLPGQPPRTLALKVRPTSELIAEELRRLDADEMYAIALKGEATKENA
- the pgi gene encoding glucose-6-phosphate isomerase, with protein sequence MAASDHPQLTNRPEWAALADHRAAGRPHLRDLFTRDPGRAERYVVRVGDLYIDYSKHLITDETLALLTELATATGVFGLRDAMFRGEKINVTEDRAVLHTALRAPREAVIEVDGENVVPKVHAVLDKMARFADRVRSGEWTGHTGKRIRNVVNIGIGGSDLGPAMAYEALRPYTARELTVRFVSNVDGADLHEATRDLDPAETLFIVASKTFTTIETITNATSARSWLLKAFDGDDKAVARHFVALSTNAGKVTEFGIDPDNMFEFWDWVGGRYSYDSAIGLSLMIAIGPERFREMLDGFHLVDEHFRTAPAEANAPLLLGLLGVWYGDFFDAQSHAVLPYSHYLSKFTAYLQQLDMESNGKSVQRDGTPVQWQTGPVVWGTPGTNGQHAYYQLIHQGTKLIPADFIGFARPAGELSGELKAQHDLLMANFFAQTQALAFGKSAEEVRAEGVPEAQVAHRTFHGDHPTTTILAAEPTPSVLGQLIALYEHKVFVQGAIWNIDSFDQWGVELGKVLAKRVEPALTEGADVPGLDPSSKALVAAYRTLKNASEVN
- the gnd gene encoding phosphogluconate dehydrogenase (NAD(+)-dependent, decarboxylating) is translated as MQLGLIGLGKMGGNMRERIRRAGHTVIGYDRNPDVSDVKSLAELVEKLDAPRHIWVMVPAGTATQTVVDELGDLLEPGDTVIDGGNSRWTDDEKHAAALAIKGIGFVDAGVSGGVWGLQNGYALMVGGDKEQVEALKPIFEALKPEGPYGYVHAGRVGAGHFSKMVHNGIEYAMMQAYAEGWELLEKVHSVENVREVFRSWQEGTVIRSWLLDLAVNALDEDEHLEQLRGYAEDSGEGRWTVEAAIDNAVPLPAITASLFARFASRQDDSPQMKMIAALRNQFGGHAVEKKD
- a CDS encoding histidine phosphatase family protein, whose amino-acid sequence is MADLLLVRHGETQWSRSGQHTSWTDLPLTEHGEEQAKSLAPLLTARTYALALASPLGRAIRTAELAGLTGVVADPDLHEWDYGGYEGVTTADIHRSRPGWDLWTDGVPPGPEGHPGESPERIGARADRVLTRVEAALAEDAGDVVLVAHAHFLRVLTARRLGLAPAEGRLFQLATGTVSRLSTEHGRPVIAEWNKRP
- a CDS encoding ArnT family glycosyltransferase — its product is MLSTPTESVVRDGGPPTEPAPRPRTSRYERPVLVAIAALAALLSLWGLNHSSYHGFYAAAVRSMTDNPVAFLYGSFDPGNTLTIDKLPGFLWPQALSALVFGFHPWALVLPQALEGVASVVLLHVVVRRWAGVPAGLLAAAFLALTPVTVGLGRSVTEDAPFVLLLLLAAEATSRATERGRTGPLLLAGFWVGVAFQCKMLEAWAVLPALAATYLVAAPRSLRRRLRDLALAAAVMFAVSVSWMVVAALTPGSARPYLDGTTDNSPFSLVVGYNFLTRFNAVGVDAAGTGSVAPNQSLRAAGSGPGMGDSVWKMFSPGLATQTGWLYPLAALGLAGGAVALWRRRAARTDRVLAGQVLWGVWLATFFLVFSFGSVTGHTYYMGVVAVPLAAFAGAGVVKARRAGLRGGGRAWVLPVALAANAAWCVTLTLWYPRFLPWSAPTAVALGVVALVLTAIRSRPRVAGAGLALGLAAVLLVPAAWSASALSLRYNQPGSLARVGPSSSRPGNPLARLAPAQRSMLGYLTAHRGGAEYLAAIPGWWSAAPYVISANARVMPMGGFTGRVPYPSSARFHRLIDSGRLRYVVLSRAEVLAGHRHRDRTPVGGLVRWTSGHCTLVPAAAYGSRDLAHRLYDCGPAHQR
- a CDS encoding sugar phosphate isomerase/epimerase and 4-hydroxyphenylpyruvate domain-containing protein, with protein sequence MKRTSIATVCLSGSLTEKLTAAARAGFDGVEIFENDLLASPLTPEEIRARCADLGLRIELYQPMRDVEAVPHEVFTANLRRARHKFDLMRRLGADTVLVCSSVSPLALDDDGLAAEQLAELAGLARESGVRVAYEALAWGRHVNTYDHAWRIVEAAGHPALGTCLDSFHILSRGSDPRGIAEIPGEKIFFLQLADAPLPAMDVLQWSRHHRCFPGQGGLDVAGLLRHVLDAGYGGPLSLEVFNDVHRQADAGSTAVDAHRSLLLLQEAAGTAELPPPAVPTAVAFAELRTPDAEPVTALLRALGFTRTARHRGKPVDLWERGEARILVNTAAPDRREGTRLAAIGLACPDPAAAARRAEALHAPVLPRRRAPEDAPLDAVAAPDGTQLFLLATGESQLPDWRGDFTGLPDVPEPARGTRVDHLALTQPWHHFDEATLFLRGVLGLDAQESVDLADPYGLRRSRAVASADGSVRIALTVGAAPADETVHAAHIALATDDVVAAARAFRAAGGRLLRVPGNYHDDLAARFEFAEGELETYRDLGILYDRDAGGAFRHCYTETVGRVFFELVQRDPGHQGYGAANAPVRLAAQHTGRLLH